Below is a window of Fulvitalea axinellae DNA.
AACCGTCAACCAAAGGAGCGTCCTCGTCGAAAATCGGCTTTACCTCTTCCACTTTCAAAGCGGAGAAGTCTGATTCGCTGTGAAGGTGCGAGCTGTATTCGCGCTCGTATTTTTCCATAGCGGAAGACAACCAAGCTCTCAAAGACTCGCGTTGTTCCGTTTTTTCCGTTCTGGTAAGCCTCAACGCCTTTTTCGCCATGCGAACCACATCGGACTTGATAGGTGTCGGAGATTTCTCGAATTCGGAGATCAGGCTGACCAAATCCGGCTGGAGTTTGCTGGCTTGGGCCAAAGCCTTCACCAAAGCCAAACCTTGGTTTTTGTCGGCGTCCACTGACTCGCGATAAGCTTTCCAAGCTGAGTTCTTCTGGTTACGCACCGACACTTTAGCTTCCTTCTCTATAGTCTCAAGAGTCGCTTCATCGGCCAAGTTTCTATCCAGAATATATTCCTTGAGCTTAGCTACACAATCGTACTCATCCTCCCAAGTCAAACGTTCCTCAGACTTGTAACGCTCGTGCGAGCCGGACGAAGAGTGTCCTTGCGGTTGCGTCATCTCGATTACGTGAACCAGCGACGGAACGTGGTATTTACGGGCCCAGTCGGCGGCTTCTGCGTATGTTTCGCAAAGCGCTTCGTAATCCCAGCCTTTTACCACAAAGATTTTAACACCGTTGGAATCACCTTCTTTCCCGAATCCCTTGAGGGCTTCAGAAATGCTCTCTTTCACCGTGTGATAAGAGTTCGGTACGGAAATTCCGTAACCGTCATCCCAAACGGACATCACGACAGGAAGTCCCATCACACCAGCGGCGTTTACGGTTTCAAGAAACACGCCTTCGGAGGTGGAAGCGTTGCCGATAGTCGAGAACACCACTTCGTCGCCGTTTACGGAAAAGTCCGTCATATCGGCCACGTCCGGATTCTCACGATAATATTTGGAAGCGTAACCCAAACCGATTACCCTGGCCATTTGCCCTCCTGTAGAAGACACGTCGGAACCAGTCAGTTTCTTGTCGGTTTGTTTTACCCATTCGCCGTTTTCGTCAAGGAGCCTCGACCCGAAGTGGCAGTTCATCATTCGCCCGCCACTGGCCGGCTCTGCCTCAATATCTGTATGGGCGTATAGTTGCGCGAAAAATTCACGGGGAGTAAGCTCCTCCATGGCGAACATAAGTGTTTGGTCCCTGTAGTAACCCGAACGCCAGTCCCCTGGCTGGAAAGCCCGGGCCATAGCGATTTGAGCCAACTCTTTGCCATCTCCGAAAATCCCGAACTTGGCTTTTCCCATGAACACTTCTTTCCTTCCCTGCAAGCTTACCTCACGGCTTAAACAAGCCACTCGGTAGTCATTCAGAACCTCATCTTTAGCAAGGCTATTTTTCTTTATCGTCATTTGCGTAGGCACGTCGTAAAGCATTTTTCAGAGAGCTTCGGTTATACAACAGTCTATAACAAATGTATACATTAAAGTTGCATAAACCAAAGTATTACGGATTGCGAGGTCTTATGAGAAGAGTATAAGAACCTTCTCTCTCGTTAAACGATTTAAATAAATAACAGGTTTTATTTCACCCAAAATCAAAACTTTATTCTATACCGGTGTATTTTTTTGAAATTTCAATTCACAACACCTCAATGTCTCGGAATTTAATTTTGTAACAAAACCAAGAAACAAACCACTCACCATCGTATTATATAAATAGAATGTCATACAAGAAAAAGAAAACCAATAGAAGATAATGATAATTGGCCAAAATGCTCTATTTTTCCACACATAAGAACCCTTAATTAACCCCTGAAATGAGAATTGCAGTACCGAAAGAGATCAAAAACAATGAGAACCGCGTAGCCCTCACCCCGGCTGGCGTAAAAGAGCTCAGCAACCGCGGGCACGAGGTTTTTGTTCAGGCAACAGCAGGTATCGGAAGCGGATTTCCGGACGAAGCCTACGCCAAAGCCGGCGCCACTATTCTTCCAACTATCGAAGAAACTTACGCGGCCGGCGACATGATCGTCAAGGTTAAGGAGCCTATCGAACCGGAATACAAACTGATCAAAAAAGACCAGTTAGTCTTCACATACTTCCACTTCGCCTCTTGCGAACCGCTCACTCATGCCATGATAGAAAGCGGAAGCGTTTGCCTGGCTTACGAGACCGTGGAAAAAGAGGACAGAAGCCTCCCGCTTTTGGTTCCGATGTCGGAAGTGGCCGGCCGTATGGCTACGCAAGAAGGAGCGCACTACCTTGAAAAGCCTTACCGCGGACGCGGCATCCTTTTGGGGGGCGTACCCGGCGTAAAGCCAGCCAAAGTATTGGTACTCGGCGGTGGCGTTGTGGGAACGCAAGCGGCCAAAATGGCCGCAGGTATGGGCGCCGATGTCACTATCATGGACCTCAGCCTGCCGAGAATGCGCTACCTCGACGATGTGATGCCGGCGAACGTTCGCACTCAGATGTCGAACGAATACAACATCAGGGAAGCCATCAAAGACGCCGACCTGATTATCGGAGCGGTTTTGATTCCCGGAGCGAAAGCGCCTCACCTCATCACACGCGAAATGCTTAAGGACATGCGTCCGGGCACAGTGCTCGTGGACGTGGCCGTTGACCAAGGCGGATGCATCGAGACTTGTACTCCTACCACGCACGAAAATCCGACATTCATCATCGACGACGTGTTGCACTACTGCGTAGCCAACATGCCGGGCGCAGTGCCTTACACCTCTACGTTGGCCCTTACCAACGCGACCCTTCCTTACGCTATCGAACTGGCTGAAAAAGGATGGACAAAAGCTTGTCAAGACAACGCGGAGTTGCGCAAAGGCCTTAACGTGGCCAACGGAAAAGTCGTTTACAAAGGCGTATCCGACGCGTTCAATCTTCCGTACACCGACGTTGATGAGTTTCTCGCATCAACAGCGGGCTCAATGTCAGTGGACTAACCGAAAAATCGATCTTCGATATAAACAAAAAAAGCGGCTCTTGAAGCCGCTTTTTTATATCCCTTTTACGAAAAACGTTTGGCTACTAGCTCAAAGAAATCAATCACCGACTCTTCGTTCATCTGCCACCCGTAACGCATCATGTACTCGTTTTTCAACAAATCCACCGCCCCGTCATAAGACCGTTGCCTTTCGATCGCCTTAATCGCTATCCTGAAGGCGTCCTTATCTCCGTTAAACAAATCGTTCGTATAACGGAATTGCTGGTTCAGGCTCAGCGATTTTTCCAGACTCTTACCCGTATTCTTTTCCAACGAATCCGCCAAGGTTGATTTCTGCTCATCCTTATTGGAAAAGGAATCATTTAAAGTCGGAGGAGCGTCATTTTCTTCCTCGCCTCCGAATTGTGCGGAGAAATCAGCAGCTATGGATTTGAACACGTCTGGCGCATCATCCGACAACGGCTCAGGCGCCGGTTCCTGCGGACGAAAATCTGTCTCAGGCGCCGTAAACGGTGTTGGTTCCTCTACTTCGGGAATGTCAAGTGTCTCGAACGAAAACGGATTTGGCTCAGGCTCGGGTTCCGGCTCAGGTGACACGAAAGGAAACGGCTCAGGCTCGGGCATATCAAAAGCCGTTTCGGCAATTTGCGCCGCCAAAATCGGTTCTGTCTTCGAAAGCGCTTCGCAAAGACGTTCTCCACGACTTTCCTCATAACGCAAAATCCCGTCCCCGTCAAACAAAGACTTCAGCCGGTTCTTGTCCACGTCCGCCAAGCCGTTGCTGTCCATAAACGCTATGGCCTTCTGGATTGAAGATCTCCAATCAGAAAGGAACTTGCCCCACTCCGCCAGATCGTTTCGGGTAAACGAATACCCATCCTGCTCGTCGATGAATTCCTCAGGAGCGAAAACCATCATAATCCGGGCCTTTACGGCCGAACGCAACAACGGAGCGAAATCCGTCCCCTTAACCTTTATGTGTTGCGACACCACGTTCATAAACGTGTTTAAGGCGCTCTTCACCTCCCGGCTTTCAAAATCAAAATACGGGCTCTTCAACCTTTCGGCTTCCGATTTCCATTTCCCGAATATGTCGCGGACAACCAGCAAATTCAGCTGCCTGTCGGCCGTTAGCTCCACGATCTCTCTCCCCCCAATATATTCCTTATTCTGGAAAAAATCGGAGACGACTTTCTTCGTGAATATGTTTGCGTATGTATCGATCAGCGATCGGTTAAGATTGAATTCCATGTGTGCACTTTGAATTGGAACTCTAAAATATAAAATCCCGGAAAGATTCTTTATGAAAAATATTATATATTGGTTAAGTCCTTGAAGAAAGCAAAATTTTCAAGTCACGCCACAGCCATTCCGGACCGTCCGAAAAAAAAGAAAAACACCCAACTTCATCACAAATAAACCGAACCTAAAGGCCGAACCGAAAAAAGGATTGGCTAAGTCTTTATTTTCAAATCTTCCCAATGCCGAACTCAAACCTGACAATAAAGAACATCAACAACCTGAAAATCAATATATCAGAATCTAAAAAAACACTTCTTTCCCACATCCACACCGCACAAACCGACTGGATGCACGCTTGCGGGGGAAAAGGCAGGTGCGTAACTTGCAGAGTTCGGATTCTGGAAGGCGCACAACTTCTGTCGGAACCAAGCGAGTTTGAGGCTATGTGCCACCACAAAGGCCTCTTAAAGCCTGACGAACGCTTGGCCTGCCAATGCAGCCCCGTCGAGGCTGGCGAAATATACGGCGAAGTGCCGGACAAATGTAAGCTCAAGCATATCGAATACAGCTATTGAGCCCAACACGTTCAGAGTCTTTTCACTTTAAAGAAATTGAAAAAATTATATGTTTGTAGAGCCTAATTTGGGAAACCCCTCCGCAGAGAATGAGAAAAGCACTGGTTGGATCGAGGTGGTTTGCGGTTCCATGTTCTCCGGCAAAACCGAAGAGCTTATCCGACGCCTGAAAAGGGCTTCGCTAGCCCAACAGAAGGTCGAGATTTTCAAGCCCGCCATCGACACCCGATACGACGAGGAGGATATCGTTTCCCATAATAAAAACAGCATCAGGTCCACGCCCGTGGAATTCGCCCGTGACATCACCCTGTTGGCTCAGCAAAGCGAGGTGGTTGGCATAGACGAGGTCCAATTTTTTGACGAAGGCATAGTGGACGTGGCCGTCGAGCTGGCTGACATGGGCAAGAGGGTGATTGTAGCCGGACTGGATATGGATTTCCAAGGCAAGCCTTTCGGCCCGGTTCCTGCGCTGATGAGCGTAGCCGAGTTCGTCACCAAAGTCCACGCCGTTTGTATGAATTGCGGTGCCGTGGCCAACTACTCGTACAGGCTCAGCGAGTCGGAACAAAAAGTCGTTTTGGGCGAAAAAGACGCTTACGAAGCGCGTTGCAGAAAGTGTTTTAACAAGGGAATGAATGAGAAAACCCGACAAAATAAGACGGAAGCCGTTTCCGGCAAAAATTAAGGCCGTAGCCCTAGCGCTGGCCCTGTTCCTTTGCGGAACGGGCCAGGCCCAACAAATCCCGACCGGAACATGGAGGGCGCACCGGTCGTACAACAACGCCAAACACGTGGCGCTTACTCCCGACAAAGTTTTTTGCGCCACGGCCAACGGCATGTTCTGGCTTGACAAGCCCACTTCCGAAATTTTTCCGCTTGGCAAAGAGCAAGGCCTTTCCGGCGCCGGAATAACGGCCCTAAATTACCTGACAGCATCCAGCACACTCTGCGTCGTTTATCGCAACGGCAACGTGGACCTGATCCGAGACGGAAAAATCACGAACTCTCCCGCCATCGCCGATTCGGAAATAGCGGACGGAAAGGAAACACTCGGGGTTTTCGGCCACGAAAAGGAACTTTGGGTTCTCGGCGAATTCGGAGTGGCGAAAATGGACAGCGAGACCGGAGTGGTAAACGAAAGCTATTTGAAACTGGGCCCGCAGGGCGTCGAAACATCCGTGTTCGCAGGCGCTATTTTGGGTGAAAAAGTCTATCTGGCGACTTCCCACGGCGTAATCGAAGCGCTCCGTTCTGGAAATCTTCAGGATTTCAGGTCTTGGACTCCGGTCAATGGGCTTCCGGATAATATCAGGCACATCGCCAAGGAAAACGACAAACTGTTTTTTGCGGGCGAAAATTCAATCTGGCTTTTCAGCAACAACGCCTTGGCCCCGCTAACATTACCCGCCACGCCCTTGCGTTCCATCACTTCAGGCGAGAAAACCATAGTATGCGCAGGCAACGGCGCCTGGACTTTGGGCGAAAACGGCTTTCAGACCATTCTAAAAGGCGAAAACGACGCCCCTTCACAGGCATTCGCCGATAACTCTGGAAAATACTGGCTAGCCGACGAAAGAAAAGGCTTGGTTTCCGACTTCGAGGGCGAATTCAGAACCTATACTTTATCCGGCCTCGCCGATGACCAACCCGCCAGGATTTTCGATTTGGCGTCGGGAACGGTCAGTCTTCCCCAAAAGATTGACGGGCAGGCCTCTGTCGGTTTCTCTTTATTCGAAAACGGATTATGGACAAACCTTAATCCGCTGGAAAACGCCAATATCGAAAACGTAAGCCTTGCGCAAAACATATCGGATATAGCGATAAATCAGAACGACGAAATCGCTTTGGCTTCCAACACTCACGGTCTTGTTATTTTTGACAAAAACAACAAAACCTTTAGACAGGTCAACGCCGGACTCCCTTCCGAAAACGGAGTAACAAACGTTCATGCCGTAAGCGAAACAGGACTTGACGGGACTCTTTGGGCGATTGCGGGCGACAACCAAGCGAAACTTTACAGCAAAAAAGCGTACGAAAACTGGACCGCTTTCACCGGCAGTATCGGCAATCTCGCTGGGGCGAAATCTATTGTCACCGCCCCGAATGAGCAACGCTGGATTTATTTCCCCAACGGAAACGGCATTATAGTCGTGGACAACGAGAACAAATTCCGCTTTCTGGGCCGTTCCGAAAACCACGGCGCATTGCCGTCAGCCAATATTAACGATTTGGTTTTCGACCGCTCAGGTTTCGCTTGGGTGGCCACAAATTCCGGCGTAGCCTACATCACCAACGTCTGGGGCACCACAAACAACGAGGCCATAAACGCCACACGTCCAGTAAACGAAAGCCTTTACCTTTTCGAAAACAAAAAAGTGCATTGCCTTGCCGTAGACGGTGGCGACCGCAAATGGTTCGGAACGGACGAAGGCCTTTGGCTTTTCGACAAGTACGGTGAGGAGCTGATCAAGCAATTCACCAGCGACAACAGCTTCCTGCCTTCCAATAAAGTGCTTGACTTATCTATCGACCATTCCTCAGGCGAGGTATTCGTCCTCACCGACGCCGGGCTGGTATCCTACCGCTCCGACGCCACCGCCGGAAACAGCTCGCAACCCGAAAAAATCAAAGTGTTCCCGAATCCCGTCAGGCCGAATTATAGCGGATTGGTAACGATCAGCGATTTGGTAACCGACGCAAGGGTAAAAATCACGGACGCTTCCGGACGGCTTGTTTATGAAACACGGGCGAACGGAGGCACATGCGTATGGAACACCCGGGACTATACTGGGCGAGCCGTAAAAACGGGCATTTACCTAATCTTGGTCACCAATGACGACGGAAGCGAAACCGCGGCCGGAAAAGTGGCCGTGATCAGATAATTTTATAAACAGACCGAAATGCTGCACCCTACGAAAGGAATCGTCCTGAATTTTATCAAATTCAAAGAGTCGTCCATTATCGTAAGAATATACACCGACGCTTTCGGACTGCAGAGTTACATAGTCAATGGAGTCAGAAGTAAACGGAGCAAAGGGAAAATCGCCCTTTTTCAGCCTCTGACGCTGTTGGACATGGTGGTTTACAAAAAAAACAATTCCGATATCCAGCGCATTTCCGAATACCGTTGCGCCGAACCATACCATACGTTGCCATTCGATATCGCTAAATCGGGCATCGCCATGTTTCTTACGGAATGCCTTGCCCGCTGTATCAGGGAGGAAAAAGAGCAACACGACCTTTT
It encodes the following:
- a CDS encoding T9SS type A sorting domain-containing protein yields the protein MRKPDKIRRKPFPAKIKAVALALALFLCGTGQAQQIPTGTWRAHRSYNNAKHVALTPDKVFCATANGMFWLDKPTSEIFPLGKEQGLSGAGITALNYLTASSTLCVVYRNGNVDLIRDGKITNSPAIADSEIADGKETLGVFGHEKELWVLGEFGVAKMDSETGVVNESYLKLGPQGVETSVFAGAILGEKVYLATSHGVIEALRSGNLQDFRSWTPVNGLPDNIRHIAKENDKLFFAGENSIWLFSNNALAPLTLPATPLRSITSGEKTIVCAGNGAWTLGENGFQTILKGENDAPSQAFADNSGKYWLADERKGLVSDFEGEFRTYTLSGLADDQPARIFDLASGTVSLPQKIDGQASVGFSLFENGLWTNLNPLENANIENVSLAQNISDIAINQNDEIALASNTHGLVIFDKNNKTFRQVNAGLPSENGVTNVHAVSETGLDGTLWAIAGDNQAKLYSKKAYENWTAFTGSIGNLAGAKSIVTAPNEQRWIYFPNGNGIIVVDNENKFRFLGRSENHGALPSANINDLVFDRSGFAWVATNSGVAYITNVWGTTNNEAINATRPVNESLYLFENKKVHCLAVDGGDRKWFGTDEGLWLFDKYGEELIKQFTSDNSFLPSNKVLDLSIDHSSGEVFVLTDAGLVSYRSDATAGNSSQPEKIKVFPNPVRPNYSGLVTISDLVTDARVKITDASGRLVYETRANGGTCVWNTRDYTGRAVKTGIYLILVTNDDGSETAAGKVAVIR
- a CDS encoding thymidine kinase, with amino-acid sequence MFVEPNLGNPSAENEKSTGWIEVVCGSMFSGKTEELIRRLKRASLAQQKVEIFKPAIDTRYDEEDIVSHNKNSIRSTPVEFARDITLLAQQSEVVGIDEVQFFDEGIVDVAVELADMGKRVIVAGLDMDFQGKPFGPVPALMSVAEFVTKVHAVCMNCGAVANYSYRLSESEQKVVLGEKDAYEARCRKCFNKGMNEKTRQNKTEAVSGKN
- a CDS encoding 2Fe-2S iron-sulfur cluster-binding protein, which produces MPNSNLTIKNINNLKINISESKKTLLSHIHTAQTDWMHACGGKGRCVTCRVRILEGAQLLSEPSEFEAMCHHKGLLKPDERLACQCSPVEAGEIYGEVPDKCKLKHIEYSY
- the ald gene encoding alanine dehydrogenase, which codes for MRIAVPKEIKNNENRVALTPAGVKELSNRGHEVFVQATAGIGSGFPDEAYAKAGATILPTIEETYAAGDMIVKVKEPIEPEYKLIKKDQLVFTYFHFASCEPLTHAMIESGSVCLAYETVEKEDRSLPLLVPMSEVAGRMATQEGAHYLEKPYRGRGILLGGVPGVKPAKVLVLGGGVVGTQAAKMAAGMGADVTIMDLSLPRMRYLDDVMPANVRTQMSNEYNIREAIKDADLIIGAVLIPGAKAPHLITREMLKDMRPGTVLVDVAVDQGGCIETCTPTTHENPTFIIDDVLHYCVANMPGAVPYTSTLALTNATLPYAIELAEKGWTKACQDNAELRKGLNVANGKVVYKGVSDAFNLPYTDVDEFLASTAGSMSVD
- a CDS encoding alpha-ketoacid dehydrogenase subunit alpha/beta, with translation MLYDVPTQMTIKKNSLAKDEVLNDYRVACLSREVSLQGRKEVFMGKAKFGIFGDGKELAQIAMARAFQPGDWRSGYYRDQTLMFAMEELTPREFFAQLYAHTDIEAEPASGGRMMNCHFGSRLLDENGEWVKQTDKKLTGSDVSSTGGQMARVIGLGYASKYYRENPDVADMTDFSVNGDEVVFSTIGNASTSEGVFLETVNAAGVMGLPVVMSVWDDGYGISVPNSYHTVKESISEALKGFGKEGDSNGVKIFVVKGWDYEALCETYAEAADWARKYHVPSLVHVIEMTQPQGHSSSGSHERYKSEERLTWEDEYDCVAKLKEYILDRNLADEATLETIEKEAKVSVRNQKNSAWKAYRESVDADKNQGLALVKALAQASKLQPDLVSLISEFEKSPTPIKSDVVRMAKKALRLTRTEKTEQRESLRAWLSSAMEKYEREYSSHLHSESDFSALKVEEVKPIFDEDAPLVDGFSVINTCFDKAFEREPRLFAFGEDVGKIGDVNQGMAGLQEKYGELRVHDTSIREMTIIGEGTGAALRGLRPIAEVQYLDYLVYALNTLTDDVACTHYRTRGGQKVPLIVRTRGHRLEGVWHSGSPMSMILGSLRGMHVLVPRNLTQASGFYNTLLKGDDPALVIECLNAYRQKEKMPVNLGEFTLPLGVPEVLREGADITTVTYGAMCRIVMESARQLAEVGISCEVIDVQSLLPFDVHHSIVESIKKTNRVIFADEDVPGGASAFMMQQVVDGQGAYAYLDSKPVCISAKAHRPAYSSDGDYFSKPNSEDVFDVAYEMMRETDPNRFAELY